From a single Metopolophium dirhodum isolate CAU chromosome 6, ASM1992520v1, whole genome shotgun sequence genomic region:
- the LOC132946116 gene encoding uncharacterized protein LOC132946116, translating to MGCYGNRCQRIVEKQLVVTEKSELIIYVLNVQLSVEEIEMFYPTSSVTLTKPTILDIEKIISTLDKAYVCYGAALVSDFPNVKPSFGFQYTMSNGYWKHSNCKKISIENSGMCSWCQHLYFSLKRKYKRLMDGDKINIFFSPSKLKPLNKLRHTKRIVRQKAARANTRIMKLQNSLRQVQYQMKMFSEESLTDIVEKSGISQIQSDLLCEIFAAAKLKNNKSQRYSENWMLLCPLFQIR from the exons atgggATGTTATGGCAACAGATGTCAACGAATTGTTGAAAAGCAACTAGTAGTTACTGAAA agtctgaacttattatatatgtactcaACGTACAGCTCTCTGTTGAAGAAATAGAAATGTTTTATCCTACTTCATCTGTTACTTTAACAAAGCCCACCATTttagatattgaaaaaataataagtaccctTGATAAAGCGTATGTATGTTATGGTGCAGCCTTGGTTTCTGACTTTCCAAATGTAAAACCATCTTTTGGATTTCAATATACCATGAGCAATGGTTATTGGAAACATtcaaactgtaaaaaaatatcaattgaaaATAG TGGTATGTGTTCATGGTGTCAACAcctatatttttcattgaaaagAAAATACAAGAGGTTAATGGATGGagacaaaataaacatatttttctcaCCATCTAAGTTAAAACCCCTAAATAAACTAAGACATACCAAGAGGATAGTGAGACAAAAGGCTGCAAGAGCCAATACTAGAATCATGAAGCTTCAAAATAGTTTAAGGCAGGTACAATACCAAATGAAAATGTTTTCTGAAGAATCATTAACAGATATAGTTGAAAAATCTGGTATTTCACAAATCCAATCAGatttattatgtgaaatatttgCAGCTgcaaaactgaaaaataataaaagtcaaCGTTACTCAGAAAATTGGATGCTCTTATGCCCATTATTTCAAATTcggtaa